The Theileria orientalis strain Shintoku DNA, chromosome 3, complete genome genome window below encodes:
- a CDS encoding integral membrane protein yields the protein MLGDNATLNGFSNKSDQNFLLKGIDFSSTSSMNKFGLLSSMNRFGSWGRTDSGWKGYTNYKVFLVTLACSIFFFVMAFLALPFIVFAPYKFGLMFTIASILFLVSMSFLRGFGSLLEHFMAPKRLVFTAFYFISLVATLVFTLVYPMYLMAFLSSGVELLALVTLMISYIPGGAGAIKAMYSSLWSYIKGKKSDLPL from the exons ATGCTTGGAGATAACGCAACTTTAAATGGGTTTTCAAATAAATCT GATCAAAACTTCTTACTAAAGGGCATTGATTTCTCGTCGACGAGCAGTATGAACAAGTTTGGTCTGCTGAGCAGTATGAACAGGTTTGGCAGTTGGGGAAGGACGGACTCAGGCTGGAAGGGCTACACGAACTATAAGGTCTTCCTCGTGACTCTAGCATGCTCAatattcttcttcgtcaTGGCATTCCTGGCGCTGCCGTTTATCGTATTCGCACCCTACAAGTTTGGACTGATGTTCACGATAGCATCGATCCTGTTCCTGGTCTCAATGTCGTTCTTGCGAGGATTCGGCTCTCTGCTGGAGCACTTCATGGCGCCAAAACGCCTGGTTTTCACAGCGTTCTACTTCATATCCCTAGTGGCAACCCTGGTATTCACCCTGGTATACCCAATGTACCTAATGGCATTCTTAAGTTCCGGCGTTGAGCTGCTCGCACTGGTGACCCTGATGATATCGTATATACCGG GCGGTGCTGGTGCTATTAAGGCAATGTACTCATCATTGTGGTCCTATATAAAGGGCAAAAAGTCAGATTTGCCCCTGTAA
- a CDS encoding uncharacterized protein (zinc finger, RanBP2-type domain containing protein), protein MSTEWVCETCLVKNEASHKSCVCCGTRNRLLGGAEENSSAHLGQQVTNDNNSFVEDSRSFLDDVEQYKVVNRIRMKFNREDLKNTSLFMSGSGEMEQIPYMCLDRHIPTGSNKEEPLYECSIPTPLKEMPQSKIKAVECGALHTAVLTSAGKVYTYGCNDMGALGRLPPTKHIDETKDHEEESDNVKDLYETISWEREPGQVETNFKVKAISCGDNHTLMLTPSGEVYITGGFKDSSGTIGIADYASTEELKKVEYYSVPVKVPITEPIQSIASGENHCVCLAQGGKIIYTFGSNEFSQLLMSNEEVQNPTDKDVDVSEVANLKLLLTWPQRRTVSELLAPQRATAGEGSPKPGEENESHGRTNGLSNKGTEQSDKTRSSTEKTTENKIVPPLRRTRGNENTRDSKVKRSGKKSAKRGRDSTETITRIFTGNCTTFFQTKNMRLYGAGRNGQGEVGVGREERIITHATELEFFRGVEITHLRGGQFFTVSLVEKRIFVWGMSSYLGLPKEYDSKNGNQQIGAPDTGNAKTEKDVEMREQEDIPLFDASEMLTFTIKKEDPNSEKSASEERISTFAPKEEHQAQLRTPSPDEETKMVRLKIWSPNQKPNEESKYIDVPESVFYKICNEDISKIPQKIKVKCPGKSEPVEFRGKRCFFEVPKGYKVPEHRSIKIDPKTKQPLNPTPEQKELLKIYESQEEEAGSFRNLSGLIYRPSTMQALSPVQSPKQVPSPAQPTLEVSTPTRQPKQVLTPAQQTLEVSTPTKLPEQASNPDFHQPHPITGQAQNPVQTTAQAQNPGHLIEKPHEQVNTQSPLLLQSPFYQEVKEDEPGGGPGNGTVQQLSASAAKIRKVKGQRLKVEEAEGVDRLLNFDYAKRCDEAFETGRATEPILLPMSHPVESIFTGSDAAFAILEDDSLYSWGSSQNYILGNGKDQNFEETPQQVPSEFFPGFRVIGGAGGSQHTVFLAEKA, encoded by the exons ATGTCTACTGAATGGGTTTGTGAAACTTGCCTTGTGAAAAACGAGGCAAGTCACAAGTCGTGTGTATGTTGTGGCACACGCAACCGCCTACTag GGGGCGCAGAGGAGAACTCCTCAGCACACCTAGGCCAACAAGTTACAAACGATAACAACTCGTTTGTAGAAGATTCTCGTTCCTTTCTCGATGATGTTGAACAGTACAAAGTGGTAAACAGGATAAGGATGAAATTCAACCGCGAGGATCTGAAAAACACGTCACTGTTTATGTCTGGCTCCGGAGAGATGGAACAGATACCATACATGTGTTTAGATAGACACATTCCAACGGGATCAAACAAGGAGGAACCACTATACGAATGTTCTATCCCAACGCCACTGAAAGAAATGCCGCagtcaaaaataaaagcaGTGGAATGCGGAGCACTTCACACAGCAGTGCTGACATCAGCAGGTAAGGTTTACACATACGGATGCAACGACATGGGAGCACTGGGACGCCTACCTCCAACGAAACACATTGATGAAACAAAAGATCATGAAGAAGAATCGGACAATGTAAAGGATTTATATGAGACAATCTCCTGGGAACGCGAACCGGGACAGGTGGAAACAAATTTCAAAGTCAAGGCAATATCCTGCGGTGACAACCACACACTTATGCTGACGCCCTCAGGGGAGGTGTACATCACAGGAGGATTCAAAGATTCGTCAGGCACAATCGGGATCGCAGACTACGCGTCTACGGAAGAACTGAAGAAAGTGGAGTACTACTCAGTTCCAGTGAAAGTGCCAATCACTGAACCCATACAAAGCATTGCCTCTGGCGAAAACCACTGCGTGTGCCTCGCACAAGGAGGAAAGATAATATACACGTTTGGAAGCAACGAGTTCTCCCAACTGTTGATGAGCAACGAAGAAGTGCAGAACCCGACCGATAAAGATGTCGATGTGTCAGAAGTCGCAaacctgaagctgctgctgacaTGGCCACAGCGCAGAACCGTTTCAGAGCTCCTGGCACCGCAAAGAGCCACTGCAGGAGAAGGGTCTCCAAAGCCAGGAGAGGAAAACGAATCTCACGGAAGAACCAATGGTCTGTCGAACAAAGGCACGGAGCAATCCGACAAAACGCGCTCGTCCACAGAGAAGACGACGGAAAATAAGATTGTGCCGCCATTGAGAAGAACCAGAGGAAACGAAAACACCAGAGATTCGAAGGTTAAGCGCTCTGGAAAGAAGTCGGCGAAGAGAGGAAGAGACAGCACGGAAACAATAACGCGCATCTTCACAGGAAACTGCACAACGTTCTTTCAAACGAAGAACATGAGGCTCTACGGAGCAGGAAGAAACGGCCAGGGAGAAGTAGGAGTGGGAAGAGAAGAACGCATAATTACGCACGCAACGGAGCTGGAGTTCTTCAGAGGAGTGGAAATCACGCACTTGAGAGGAGGACAGTTTTTCACAGTCTCACTGGTGGAAAAACGCATCTTCGTCTGGGGAATGTCATCTTACCTGGGCTTGCCGAAGGAGTACGACTCAAAAAACGGAAACCAACAAATAGGTGCTCCCGACACAGGTAACGCAAAGACAGAGAAGGACGTGGAAATGAGGGAACAAGAGGATATTCCACTGTTTGACGCATCGGAAATGTTGACctttacaataaaaaaggaggaTCCGAACAGCGAAAAGTCAGCCTCAGAAGAAAGGATCAGCACGTTCGCGCCCAAAGAAGAGCACCAGGCACAGTTGAGGACTCCGAGCCCCGACGAAGAGACGAAGATGGTAAGGCTTAAGATCTGGTCGCCAAACCAGAAGCCGAACGAAGAATCAAAGTACATCGACGTACCCGAGTCGGTCTTCTACAAAATCTGCAACGAAGATATCTCGAAAATACCGCAGAAAATTAAGGTAAAGTGCCCGGGGAAGTCCGAGCCTGTGGAGTTCAGAGGGAAGCGATGCTTCTTTGAGGTCCCGAAGGGCTACAAAGTCCCGGAACACAGAAGTATTAAGATTGACCCAAAAACAAAGCAGCCTCTTAACCCGACTCCTGAGCAGAAGGAGTTATTGAAAATCTATGAATcacaggaagaagaggccGGGTCATTCAGGAATCTCTCGGGACTAATTTACCGCCCGTCAACAATGCAGGCACTGAGTCCTGTCCAGTCACCAAAGCAGGTTCCAAGCCCTGCGCAGCCAACACTAGAGGTTTCGACACCTACACGCCAACCGAAGCAGGTCCTAACTCCTGCACAGCAAACATTAGAGGTTTCAACACCTACAAAACTACCGGAACAGGCATCAAACCCTGACTTTCACCAACCACATCCAATCACAGGTCAGGCACAAAACCCTGTTCAGACGACAGCACAGGCACAAAACCCTGGTCATTTAATAGAAAAGCCACATGAGCAGGTAAACACACAGTCGCCACTACTTTTACAAAGTCCCTTTTACCAAGAGGTAAAAGAAGATGAGCCTGGAGGTGGCCCAGGCAACGGCACAGTCCAGCAGCTGAGCGCCTCGGCTGCAAAGATAAGGAAGGTGAAAGGGCAGAGGCTCAAAGTGGAGGAGGCGGAAGGAGTTGACAGACTGCTCAACTTCGACTACGCGAAGAGGTGCGACGAAGCGTTCGAAACGGGAAGGGCCACGGAGCCAATTCTGCTTCCCATGAGCCACCCCGTGGAGTCCATCTTCACAGGCTCAGACGCGGCGTTCGCAATCCTCGAGGACGACAGCCTCTACTCCTGGGGCTCTTCTCAGAACTACATCTTGGGAAACGGCAAGGACCAGAACTTCGAAGAAACGCCCCAGCAGGTCCCGAGTGAATTCTTCCCAGGGTTCAGGGTGATCGGGGGAGCCGGAGGGTCGCAGCACACAGTTTTCCTGGCTGAGAAGGCGTAG
- a CDS encoding aspartyl(acid) protease — protein sequence MSLWFILWLTINFGNNFYGIRLSLGARINPRPSKRSVKSSFLRSTESKPEASERDNDNYGFVKGLIKVKVFGNLHKFAYYYVYVGIGNPKTKQMLIIDTGSQLINVACGKCKECGNHLLPNYELGASVTHKLIDCDSEFCKAVEGKCGLDESCLFNESYSEGSNVEGKVVGDLISFDIKKDSSYLSTFFNYIGCVTNESQLIKSQITNGILGLAKSDKPTLISHEYFETQSFIEKYLTDHFRPMKKIFSLCLSENGGVMTLGGVDDQLNLKIKNTTQLIWAPLVKSEFYIIKVLDASFQENKIEFKNKNFVLDTGTTISTLEKEVFNKIHKIFEGLCEDITKLSNEKKTSSKCTVDKKTGKMCFSDISKLPSIVLTFENGSNFEWTSDSYMINRTNKRTVNDYSWWCLGIESSKSNEYILGATFFKNNHVIFDLNKDVVGKSRNPIMSLQDCPLENPKRTEFNRFFLLCKALNLKMLDLGKIGQDCEDSIKKVLHIMVPQHHHSVYEFL from the exons ATGTCTCTTTGGTTCATCCTTTGGTTGACTATAAATTTTggaaataatttttatggaATTAGGTTGTCCCTAGGTGCCAGAATTAATCCCCGTCCCAGTAAACGATCAGTTAAGAGCTCTTTTTTAAGGTCAACAGAATCTAAACCTGAGGCCAGTGAAAGAGACAACGACAACTATGGGTTTGTTAAGGGGTTAATTAAAGTAAAAGTGTTTGGgaatttacacaaatttgCGTAttattatgtgtatgttggAATAGGGAATCCGAAAACTAAACAGATGTTAATTATTGATACTGGTTCACAGCTTATAAATGTGGCATGTGGAAAGTGTAAGGAGTGTGGAAATCATCTTTTGCCTAACTACGAATTAGGGGCTTCGGTAACTCATAAATTGATCGATTGTGATAGTGAATTTTGCAAGGCTGTTGAAGGAAAATGTGGTCTAGATGAGTCGTGCCTTTTCAATGAATCGTACTCAGAAGGAAGTAATGTAGAGGGTAAAGTCGTAGGAGATTTAATTAGTTTCGATATAAAGAAAGACTCGAGTTATCTATCCACATTTTTCAACTATATTGGCTGTGTAACTAACGAAAGCCAACTAATAAAGTCACAAATTACAAACGGAATTTTAGGATTGGCTAAAAGCGATAAGCCAACTCTAATAAGCCATGAATATTTTGAGACACAAAGTTTCATAGAAAAGTATTTAACTGATCACTTTAGACCAATGAAAAAGATTTTTTCACTTTGCCTATCTGAAAATGGAGGAGTAATGACTCTGGGAGGGGTTGACGACCAGTTGAACCTGAAAATTAAGAATACAACACAATTGATTTGGGCACCCTTGGTCAAGTCGGAGTTTTACATCATTAAAGTATTAGACGCTTCTTTtcaggaaaataaaatagaatttaaaaataaaaattttgttCTTGACACTGGTACTACTATCAGCACACTAGAGAAAGAAGTGTTCAACAAGattcataaaatatttgaggGTCTCTGTGAAGACATCACTAAGCTTTCTAATGAAAAGAAAACCTCATCGAAGTGTACGGTGGATAAAAAAACCGGTAAGATGTGCTTCAGTGATATTTCAAAGCTCCCTTCAATCGTTTTAACATTTGAAAA TGGATCGAACTTTGAGTGGACCTCGGACTCTTATATGATCAATAGGACTAATAA AAGAACGGTAAATGATTACAGCTGGTGGTGTTTGGGAATAGAAAGTAGCAAAAgtaatgaatatattttggGCGCGACctttttcaaaaataaCCATGTTATATTCGACCTAAACAAGGACGTTGTCGGTAAGTCAAGAAACCCAATCATGAGTTTGCAGGACTGTCCCCTGGAAAAT CCGAAAAGGACCGAATTTAACCGCTTTTTTCTATTGTGTAAGGCACTAAATTTGAAGATGCTAGATCTTGGAAAAATTGGGCAAGATTGTGAGGATTCCATTAAAAAGgtgttacacattatggTGCCACAACACCACCATTCAGTATATGAATTTTTGTAA
- a CDS encoding ubiquitin carboxyl-terminal hydrolase has protein sequence MFDGSDDFGDRGFKKQLFSSVISDSSGYTSDNYNADSSFGYGSDMTGFIPEKTSKLWNHINSRPYTIDSRTHFNESSTLVNDPTRIYNLSRVKIDEDQDKIEVISDVFSEHDDALNRMATLNRPGSNTLGSSANKTTNAATKTGSATTQITSKVGVSSKIGAGMASNANVQHTDSNEAERNLTEDQVANANLEYPEPSTSYMESSYMSDNYMESSIEPNYIAETASKPQSDLHSVTTSDSVKYPPVNVVNNPLIANLNTQNTTANAAPVSLFPQVNSMHITPMENMYAAERAGVPDSSNAPNVIKHRVVDSVHSTEGGMGGFSDNNPFESNIINAINRNSMQPNAHVPGHQMGGTQMPVGAAHSGDGMAGPSNAYTTNSGFNRTTATEGFNRGGNAGIYGRSGASVGHSTYVRQPNMAPNMPGQGRGFNAHPGTYQGDMMSYTNYLDYNPFSVFTLNSNTMASSAQTMMSDNELKKLKSIIFNNSHGEETMVKYFTEAICITNSQTMSQIIKFFVGLISDNHKIRQFVVRLLLCALSFHPEEFVNAFKVEYLTALFTPQIEDSIGVHFLKLLLSYKSTFHSVTEPNNNVPVSVNSDGYLVYPPLEGTSASAKYKDGKLETLYMLKILMDRNKVTSVYDLPNSTLREQMCLIWYEMPNTIPNVNVIEVLLHWINSKEDLETKKYPFLLLEKIRDLNQYPRGHVLLLSQFFLFTLKHRANIHHHLEYLITLASSRPSEDALNYKMGSNRIMSSRYDSNMYSDVTGEASEEILGQILFKIMFTFNEKDLLDLWCLLCVVPWRVTSPTSAFSNLFSTTLITILKVTSLGSSGGAANGPDGKVRLDILENCLRIALVRCSCPVNSLNSLLQTTLILNPSCVTTSAPEGAGEGGDLGVNTGNIVISCLKKNGMILNSLCTFLWKCHFLWTRIKEGVNIEIVIVVTELYKILSNYTTTKPLDTNHEYNLDSNKIYSFFSSHSGHGLWSKITNFIPQINLDHYVEHLSRQPSYGDQSYMNTRGAPTWDNRGTNRTSYPFTEREPQLDKHQVIGLKNLGNSCYMNSLLQSLYHTRLFYATRTPMLTALANLFVKMRSTSKRSVSPKNIFKLFSDNLSKSQQDVTEAIRFISEALDPDLELWKSVFAGLVIRRIKCMRCDTVSDNEETMYDFSLALNKAKTVQQMLDNFCTVETLSGENKYFCLVCNRDVRAKMWNEIASPPSHLIIIMNRNLWSSNEAHKLLKRVKVNSELVVTGFHYRLYGCIIHAGDSAESGHYYYVGCDSEDVSDWHKIDDSSVTKLRRFSMDEISRESSTHVPYVLYYRCIQAPLTPLN, from the exons atGTTTGATGGTTCTGATGATTTTGGTGACCGTGGCTTCAAGAAACAATTGTTTTCCAGTGTAATATCCGATTCAAGCGGATACACCTCCGATAACTACAATGCAGACAGTTCCTTTGGATACGGTAGCGATATGACGGGATTTATACCCGAAAAAACGTCCAAACTATGGAATCATATCAATTCCAGGCCATATACAATTGACTCAAGGACCCATTTTAACGAATCGAGCACACTAGTAAATGATCCTACCAGAATATATAACTTATCTAGAGTTAAAATAGATGAAGATCaagataaaatagaagTAATAAGCGATGTGTTCTCAGAACACGATGATGCCTTGAATCGAATGGCCACACTTAATCGTCCAGGCAGTAACACATTGGGTAGTTCTGCAAACAAAACGACTAATGCAGCCACAAAAACAGGCTCTGCCACAACGCAAATTACGAGTAAAGTGGGCGTGAGTAGTAAAATTGGTGCCGGAATGGCAAGTAACGCAAATGTGCAACACACCGACTCGAACGAGGCAGAGCGTAATTTGACAGAGGACCAGGTCGCAAACGCAAATTTAGAGTATCCAGAACCTAGCACAAGTTACATGGAATCCAGTTATATGTCGGACAATTACATGGAGTCCAGTATTGAGCCGAATTACATCGCCGAAACGGCTAGTAAGCCACAATCGGACTTACACTCAGTTACAACCTCAGATAGTGTAAAGTATCCACCAGTAAACGTCGTGAATAATCCTCTAATTGCGAACCTTAACACACAGAACACGACAGCAAATGCAGCACCCGTTTCCCTGTTCCCACAGGTTAACTCAATGCACATAACCCCAATGGAGAATATGTACGCCGCAGAAAGGGCCGGCGTTCCTGACAGTTCGAACGCACCCAACGTGATTAAGCACAGAGTTGTGGACTCGGTACATAGCACAGAAGGGGGCATGGGCGGCTTCTCTGACAACAATCCGTTTGAGTCGAACATCATTAACGCAATAAATCGCAACTCAATGCAACCCAACGCTCACGTGCCAGGACACCAGATGGGCGGAACGCAGATGCCAGTAGGTGCCGCCCATTCGGGGGATGGCATGGCGGGACCCAGTAACGCGTACACCACAAACAGCGGCTTCAACAGGACCACGGCCACTGAGGGCTTTAATAGAGGAGGAAACGCAGGAATATACGGGAGGTCAGGAGCAAGCGTGGGACACAGTACATACGTAAGGCAGCCAAACATGGCGCCAAACATGCCAGGACAAGGCAGAGGATTTAACGCACACCCAGGCACGTACCAGGGGGACATGATGAGCTACACGAACTACCTGGACTATAACCCGTTCTCAGTGTTCACACTGAACAGTAACACGATGGCGAGCAGCGCACAGACAATGATGAGCGACaacgagctgaagaagctgaagtcgataatatttaacaactCCCACGGCGAGGAGACGATGGTGAAGTACTTCACGGAGGCGATCTGCATAACGAACAGCCAGACGATGTCGCAGATCATCAAGTTCTTCGTCGGGCTCATATCAGATAACCACAAGATAAGGCAGTTTGTAGTGCGCCTGCTGCTGTGCGCACTGTCCTTTCACCCGGAGGAGTTCGTTAACGCCTTTAAGGTGGAGTACCTGACGGCGCTCTTCACGCCGCAAATCGAAGACTCGATCGGAGTGCACTTCCTGAAGCTGTTGCTCTCATACAAGTCGACCTTCCACTCGGTGACTGAGCCGAACAACAACGTGCCAGTGTCAGTGAATTCAGACGGATATTTGGTGTACCCACCCTTGGAAGGAACGAGCGCAAGCGCGA AATACAAGGACGGAAAGCTGGAGACGCTGTACATGTTGAAGATACTGATGGACCGGAACAAGGTGACGAGCGTATATGACCTGCCGAACAGCACACTCAGAGAACAGATGTGCCTAATCTGGTACGAAATGCCCAACACCATCCCGAACGTTAACGTGATAGAGGTCCTGCTGCACTGGATCAACTCGAAGGAGGATCTGGAGACGAAGAAGTACCCTTTCCTGCTCCTGGAGAAGATCAGAGACCTGAATCAGTACCCGAGGGGGCACGTCCTGCTGCTATCGCaattcttcctcttcacgCTGAAGCACAGGGCAAACATACACCACCACCTGGAATACCTGATAACGCTGGCGTCAAGCCGCCCCAGCGAGGACGCCTTGAACTACAAG ATGGGGAGCAATAGAATTATGAGCAGCAGGTACGACAGCAACATGTATTCAGATGTGACGGGGGAGGCTTCGGAGGAGATATTGGGGCAGATCCTGTTTAAAATCATGTTCACCTTTAACGAaaaggacctgctggaccTGTGGTGCCTGCTCTGCGTGGTGCCCTGGAGAGTGACGAGTCCAACGTCGGCCTTTTCGAACCTGTTCTCGACGACGCTGATTACAATACTAAAGGTGACGTCGTTGGGCTCAAGCGGAGGGGCCGCCAATGG ACCAGACGGGAAGGTTAGACTGGATATACTGGAAAATTGCCTGAGAATAGCGCTGGTCAGGTGCTCGTGTCCAGTCAACTCGCTGAACTCGCTGCTGCAGACGACGCTGATTCTGAACCCGAGCTGCGTAACGACGAGTGCGCCGGAAGGCgcaggagaaggaggcGACCTGGGCGTGAATACAGGAAACATAGTGATATCGTgcctgaagaagaacgGAATGATACTGAACAGCCTCTGCACGTTCCTCTGGAAGTGCCACTTCCTGTGGACGAGGATCAAGGAGGGAGTGAACATCGAGATAGTAATAGTGGTCACGGAGCTCTACAAAATACTCTCAAACTACACGACGACGAAGCCTCTAGACACGAACCACGAGTACAACTTGGATAGTAACAAGATAtacagcttcttcagcagtCACTCAGGCCACGGACTCTGGAGTAAGATCACGAACTTCATACCGCAAATTAACCTGGACCACTACGTTGAGCACCTTAGCAGACAGCCCAGCTACGGAGACCAGAGCTACATGAACACCAGAGGAGCGCCGACCTGGGACAACAGAGGAACAAACAGAACGAGCTACCCCTTCACAGAAAGGGAGCCGCAGCTCGA TAAGCATCAGGTCATCGGACTGAAAAACCTGGGCAACAGCTGCTACATGAACAGTCTGCTGCAGAGCCTCTACCACACGAGGCTCTTC TACGCAACGAGGACGCCCATGCTCACCGCCCTGGCGAACCTGTTCGTGAAGATGCGGAGCACCAGCAAAAGGTCAGTCTCGCCGAAGAACATCTTCAAGCTCTTCTCAGACAACCTCTCGAAGTCGCAGCAGGACGTCACGGAGGCAATCAGGTTCATCTCGGAGGCGCTCGACCCGGACCTCGAGCTCTGGAAGTCGGTCTTCGCGGGACTCGTGATACGCAGGATCAAGTGCATGCGCTGCGACACCGTCTCAGACAACGAGGAGACCATGTACGACTTCTCGCTCGCGCTGAACAAGGCGAAGACGGTGCAGCAGATGCTCGACAACTTCTGCACCGTCGAGACGCTGAGCGGGGAGAACAAGTACTTCTGCCTCGTCTGCAACAGGGACGTGAGGGCGAAGATGTGGAACGAGATCGCCTCGCCGCCCTCGCACCTGATCATCATCATGAACCGCAACCTCTGGTCGTCCAACGAGGCGCACAAGCTCCTCAAGAGGGTCAAGGTCAACTCTGAGCTCGTGGTCACCGGCTTCCACTACAGGCTCTACGGCTGCATCATCCACGCGGGCGACTCCGCCGAGTCCggccactactactacgtCGGCTGCGACTCCGAGGACGTCTCCGACTGGCACAAGATTGACGACTCGAGCGTCACGAAGCTGCGCCGTTTTTCCATGGACGAGATATCGCGCGAGTCGAGCACGCACGTGCCCTACGTGCTCTACTACCGGTGTATACAGGCGCCGCTGACTCCACTGAActaa
- a CDS encoding 4-hydroxy-3-methylbut-2-enyl diphosphate reductase gives MFTYVLYSCLAVYLTSSLAVYGRIAGRSQAGCKIGFNRRLTAFITPKTHDYRHILRAAERETTSDKKLYLVNPRGFCEGVSRAIRTVEETVRIFGPPIYVKHEIVHNEAVCNRLRAKGVVFIEDLNLVPENSIIIYSAHGISPEIRELAKSRNLVEIDASCPLVNKVHVYVKNKAKEGYKIVLIGHKNHQEIIGTSGEAPEAVTVVENVSDVQALDFPTDTKLFYVTQTTLSLDDCKHIKDALVAKYPHIETIPSGSICYATTNRQTAIHKVTKLVDMVLIVGSKLSSNAKRLVEAALNRDVKSYLVFDADDVTEELVGSARNIALSSSASTPEDLTQAVMDKLSSPPFNFVVEEFDGAVERVPNWRLPRYFMFAPVTYNNV, from the exons ATGTTTACATATGTACTATACAGTTGTCTGGCAGTGTATTTGACGAGTTCGTTAGCTGTTTATGGGCGAATTGCTGGCAGAAGTCAAGCTGGATGCAAGATTGGTTTTAACAGAAGATTAACGGCGTTTATTACCCCTAAAACGCACGACTACAGGCATATTTTAAGAGCAG CTGAAAGGGAAACTACATCTGATAAGAAACTGTACCTCGTTAACCCCCGGGGATTCTGTGAGGGTGTGAGCAGAGCGATACGCACAGTGGAGGAAACAGTGAGGATTTTCGGACCACCAATATACGTAAAGCACGAAATAGTACACAATGAAGCCGTATGTAACCGCCTAAGG GCCAAGGGTGTGGTGTTCATCGAGGACTTAAACTTGGTTCCCGAGAACTctattataatttattccGCACACGGAATATCTCCAGAGATCAGGGAGCTCGCCAAGTCAAGGAATCTTGTGGAAATCGACGCTTCCTGCCCACTTGTGAACAAGGTCCATGTgtatgtaaaaaataaggcCAAGGAAGGGTACAAGATTGTCTTAATCGGCCACAAAAACCACC AGGAGATCATTGGGACTAGCGGAGAGGCTCCAGAGGCCGTGACTGTCGTTGAGAATGTGTCAGATGTGCAGGCGCTCGACTTCCCTACCGATACCAAACTGTTCTACGTTACTCAGACGACTCTGAGCTTGGACGACTGCAAGCACATTAAGGACGCCCTGGTTGCCAAATACCCGCACATCGAGACCATTCCCAGCGGCTCAATTTGCTACGCCACCACCAACAGGCAGACTGCCATTCACAAGGTCACCAAGCTGGTCGACATGGTCCTGATCGTCGGAAGCAAGCTGTCTTCAAACGCCAAGAGGCTCGTCGAGGCTGCTTTGAACCGCGACGTGAAGTCGTACTTGGTTTTTGACGCCGACGACGTCACTGAGGAGCTCGTCGGCTCGGCTCGCAATATCGCACTTTCGTCTTCAGCCTCCACTCCCGAGGACCTCACTCAGGCTGTGATGGACAAACTCAGCTCACCGCCCTTTAATTTCGTCGTTGAGGAGTTCGATGGAGCAGTAGAGCGTGTGCCTAACTGGAGGTTGCCAAGGTACTTTATGTTTGCGCCAGTGACCTATAACAACGTTTAG